CCAATCAAGCCACAATATTCCAACTCTCGCCACAACATCTCCTCATCATTGCCACTTTGTAATTCTAAATGCAACAAAGTACCATCAGCCAAATAAGCCAACAAATCCGCTCGACGCTGCTTAATGCTTGAAAACTCAGCAGATTCTATACGCACCACCTCACTGCCTGCCAACAGTTTAAACAACACATTAACGTCAGGAAATAATTCTTTAAAGGTGACATCATATTTCATTTTATAGTTTGAACACATCTTCTAAAGATTGCGCTTCAAACAATTGCAATCCCCACATTTCTAATTCATTATCGCTGGCGTGTTCCAGTTTTGTTTCTACCCAATCAGGTAAAGGATAAAAACGTTTTTCTAATAAACGTCGCAGCATAGCAGATTTACCTAAAACAATGCCGCGTCCTTCTCCAATTTGTATCCCGCGCTTTTCCCCCACCGAGGTATAACGCTCGAAGATTTCAGCAAAAATCGGATTTTCTTCTAAATCGACGGTGATAGGCATGGTTTTCTCCTTTTTTAACAGGTCAGGTAATTCTTTTGGACGCAAACCCACTAAAATTGCCAACTTTGCTAAAGTATCCGCTCGTTTTTTAGAGGGTAAATAAGCTATTTTACGTAAAACACGTTGTATCGCAGCCTGTTTGTCCTGCAATTGACCCAATAGAGACAACATATTGTCGCTGAGGGAATCACTTTCTAACAAAAGGGTACAATCCAACTCTCTAATATCAATCACTTGATAGCTGTATTTTAAACAAGGCGTGTCTATTTGTGTTTCAAATAAAGCAGGATTTTTTCCAATGTACAATACAATTTGAGTAGGAATCATTTTGTAGGCTTTACCAATCAAGCCACAATATTCCAACTCTCGCCACAACATCTCCTCATCATTGCCACTTTGTAATTCTAAATGCAACAAAGTGCCATCAGCCAAATAAGCCAACAAATCCGCTCGACGTTGCTTAATACTTGAAAACTCAGCAGATTCTATACGCACCACCTCACTGCCTGCCAACAGTTTAAACAGCACATTAACGTCAGGAAATAATTCTTTAAAGGTGACATCATATTTCATTTTAGCTGCACTTTAACGTGACTTGTTACATTTTAAAGACAAACAACTCACGTGCAGCATAGCAGAAAAAGAGATAAATTAATAATCATAACGTAAGCTAAACAACCACGTCCGCGGAGCTTGGGGAGTCCCGATAAACGTTGTGCTACTTTCGCCGCCCGCATGGGTATAGCGTCGATCAAATACATTGTAAATATCTATATTGAATGACAATTGTTCAGCAACCCGCACAATACCAAAATGCACATCCATCACCACATAACCCTCTGATTGTAAATGACGAGTACGGTCATTAGGGTCTAATTTATTGGTATTGGTGTCACCAATCCAATAAATCTTTGGTGTTATAAAATAACGATCTTGATAGCTAAAAGTCGTGCCTAACTTTAACTTATGCTGCGCCACAAAGGGTAAATTACTGGCAATCCCATTAGTACAACAACTTTCACCGTCTAAATAACTGTAACTGCCCCAAAAATCTGCCGCAAATCCACTGCTAAATTTCCGTTGATAATTTAACAGTAAATCAAAACCATATTGCTGTTTTGTGCCTAAATTATCGCGGATAGTCGTGCGTAAAATATGTCCGCCGGGAATAAATTGAATGGGATAATCCGAATTGCGCACTTGAATTAAATTATCAACTTCAGTGTAATAAGCCGCTAATCCCAGTCGTAAATTCTTCTGCAATCCATACGATACACTTAACTCATAATGTCGAGATTTTTCTGGTGCTAAATCAGGATTAGGCGCACGGAAAAAATCACTGATATATTCCCCTTGCGCATTACGTTCCCCAGAGAAACTCCCAAAAGTGGCTAAAGTTTCAAACACCGAAGGCGCACGAAATGCCTTTCCATACAAGGCTTTAAACCATAAATCCTCAGTAGGTTGATACACGACACCCAAGCGCGGATTAATCGTATTGCCATAACGAGAATTTCGATCAAAACGCACCCCGACATTAGATGACCATTGCTCATTCCAACGCGCTTTCCAATCGGCATAAACAGCATAATTACGATATTCATCATCCAAAATAACAATAGGCAATTCATCATTGGTATTAGGATAATATAAATGTTGCTGATCAACACCGACGCGAGGATTATAAGCAGAAGGTAAATCTGCTGTGCGCGGCAAAGAATAAAATTCTTCAAAACTGAATCCGCTCACCAAACGATGATCGTCGTTAATTAAATAGTTGAAT
The DNA window shown above is from Thioflexithrix psekupsensis and carries:
- a CDS encoding TonB-dependent receptor plug domain-containing protein, translated to MNGTIHFRYFTVIFFFSQWLYFYPLLALAQSEQQIGHLLGLSLDELLNVPIVTASRIGEKITDTPTTVIVVTRQQILNRRYVNLIDLLQDLPSVDVQRGVEDVRYHNISIRGHQGNNRFLILQDGVRIDSPTGELIAVAENFPLYHAQQVEILYGPAAAVYGADAFGGVINIITQTANQKDGVSLISTFGADNYRHLTVHAGKKLHENVELVVGAHKHHSDTADLPRYYPEDYAAKDVKTFDGEIITPATQREPFLADIDSQSLFAKLVLAKSLTLGYQGSFFRSLTSVGVRPETTLFSHDAQWNTDLKSVYLNYNKTLNDHLSSQTRLEYASFKASPQSRFNNIFTHFDSGYKYSEGDKRSIEQQFNYLINDDHRLVSGFSFEEFYSLPRTADLPSAYNPRVGVDQQHLYYPNTNDELPIVILDDEYRNYAVYADWKARWNEQWSSNVGVRFDRNSRYGNTINPRLGVVYQPTEDLWFKALYGKAFRAPSVFETLATFGSFSGERNAQGEYISDFFRAPNPDLAPEKSRHYELSVSYGLQKNLRLGLAAYYTEVDNLIQVRNSDYPIQFIPGGHILRTTIRDNLGTKQQYGFDLLLNYQRKFSSGFAADFWGSYSYLDGESCCTNGIASNLPFVAQHKLKLGTTFSYQDRYFITPKIYWIGDTNTNKLDPNDRTRHLQSEGYVVMDVHFGIVRVAEQLSFNIDIYNVFDRRYTHAGGESSTTFIGTPQAPRTWLFSLRYDY